From Carettochelys insculpta isolate YL-2023 chromosome 8, ASM3395843v1, whole genome shotgun sequence, a single genomic window includes:
- the TSN gene encoding translin isoform X1: MSVSEMFITLQGVLTADQDIREEIRKVVQTLEQTAREILTLLQGVHQGAGFQDIPEKCQKAREHFGAVRTQLASLKTKFPADQYYRFHEHWRFVLQRLVFLAAFVVYLETETLVTREAVTEILGIEADRERGFHLDIEDYLSGILTLASELSRLAVNSVTAGDYSRPLRISTFINELDSGFRLLNLKNDSLRKRYDGLKYDVKKIEEVVYDLSIRGLNKETTSSAGGEK, translated from the exons ATGTCGGTCAGTGAGATGTTCATCACCCTGCAGGGGGTCCTCACCGCCGACCAGGACATCCGAGAG GAGATCAGGAAAGTGGTTCAGACTCTGGAGCAGACGGCTCGGGAGATCCTAACACTGCTGCAGGGGGTGCACCAGGGAGCTGGATTCCAGGACA TACCAGAGAAGTGTCAGAAGGCCCGCGAACACTTTGGGGCAGTCAGAACACAGCTAGCATCTCTGAAGACCAAGTTTCCAGCTGATCAGTACTACAG ATTTCATGAACACTGGAGGTTTGTGCTACAGCGCTTGGTGTTTCTGGCAGCATTTGTAGTCTACTTGGAGACAGAAACGTTAGTGACTCGAGAAGCCGTTACAGAAATACTTGGAA TTGAGGCTGATCGAGAGAGAGGTTTTCACTTGGACATTGAAGACTACCTTTCTGGGATTCTGACTCTTGCTAGTGAGTTG TCTAGGCTGGCAGTGAACAGCGTCACAGCAGGTGATTATTCTCGTCCTCTCCGCATCTCCACCTTCATCAATGAGCTAGATTCTGGCTTCCGTCTCCTCAATCTGAAAAATGACTCCTTGAGGAAGCGCTACGACGGCCTGAAGTACGATGTCAAGAAAATTGAGGAAGTGGTTTATGATTTGTCAATCCGAGGACTCAATAAGGAGACAACGAGTAGTGCAGGTGGAGAAAAATAG
- the TSN gene encoding translin isoform X2 produces the protein MSEIRKVVQTLEQTAREILTLLQGVHQGAGFQDIPEKCQKAREHFGAVRTQLASLKTKFPADQYYRFHEHWRFVLQRLVFLAAFVVYLETETLVTREAVTEILGIEADRERGFHLDIEDYLSGILTLASELSRLAVNSVTAGDYSRPLRISTFINELDSGFRLLNLKNDSLRKRYDGLKYDVKKIEEVVYDLSIRGLNKETTSSAGGEK, from the exons ATGTCG GAGATCAGGAAAGTGGTTCAGACTCTGGAGCAGACGGCTCGGGAGATCCTAACACTGCTGCAGGGGGTGCACCAGGGAGCTGGATTCCAGGACA TACCAGAGAAGTGTCAGAAGGCCCGCGAACACTTTGGGGCAGTCAGAACACAGCTAGCATCTCTGAAGACCAAGTTTCCAGCTGATCAGTACTACAG ATTTCATGAACACTGGAGGTTTGTGCTACAGCGCTTGGTGTTTCTGGCAGCATTTGTAGTCTACTTGGAGACAGAAACGTTAGTGACTCGAGAAGCCGTTACAGAAATACTTGGAA TTGAGGCTGATCGAGAGAGAGGTTTTCACTTGGACATTGAAGACTACCTTTCTGGGATTCTGACTCTTGCTAGTGAGTTG TCTAGGCTGGCAGTGAACAGCGTCACAGCAGGTGATTATTCTCGTCCTCTCCGCATCTCCACCTTCATCAATGAGCTAGATTCTGGCTTCCGTCTCCTCAATCTGAAAAATGACTCCTTGAGGAAGCGCTACGACGGCCTGAAGTACGATGTCAAGAAAATTGAGGAAGTGGTTTATGATTTGTCAATCCGAGGACTCAATAAGGAGACAACGAGTAGTGCAGGTGGAGAAAAATAG